The sequence GTGCAAAGCGGGTGGTGATGAGTCACACAGCTGCTGTCGGGGGGAGGGGTCTTGAGCCCATGAGGGGTCCCAGAGACCTTGTCACTGGAGACAGCGCCCTTGGCTACCCCCACTTCGATCCACTTGAGGGTGGGAGTGAGTCTGAGGCCAGGAGTGGGACCGGGATTTCCCTGAGGTGAGCCGCAAAACGGGGGTCTCTGTACCCCAACTCCCCCCAGCTTGTGAGCAGAGGGTCAGCCCTCCTGAGACTTTCTGGGGCAGAGAGGCAGGGGTCCACGCTGGTTTCTTCCACCAGGGCCGGGGGAGGGGGCAGCATGAGATGAGGCCTGGGTGAGGAGCAAGTGGTGGCCATAGAGGGCTCCCCAGAGGCTTTGGGGCCAACGAAGAGTAGGGAGCGAGGGTCCTTGCATAGCTGGTTCTCCAGATGGCGGAGGCTTTGAGACTCccctctgtcagccaggctcAGTAGGGGAGGTCtgtggaaggagagaaaaggcCTGGGTAGAGGAGCAGAGTGGGCCCGGCCCGGCGTGGGGAGCGAGTGCGCATTGGGTGTGCAGCACGGTGGGAGGGGAGGCCGAGGGCCGGGCTGagtgctggggtgcagtggggacTCGGGGTGTTCGCCTGCACCCGACAGCAGGGACGCACAACACTATCTGGCCAGGCGAGTGTGGGGGTGTGGGCGATGCACCCAGCCGTGAAGTCGCGGTTCCAGTGGGAGTTAGGCTTAGGTGCGGGTTGGAGTTTGTAGGCAAACTGGATTGCGTAAAGTTGGGGTGCACCAAAGTGTGGCGAAGTAGGAACAACTGGGATTGCGAATGTTGGGGTTCGCATGAATGGGGTTGTCTTTGTTGGGGTTTGGGTGGGCATGGGGTTGATGGCAGGAATGGAGTGCTggggtgctgggaaaactgggacGTCGGTTGTAGTGGCAAGAATATCACGACAGGTATCGGGGTTCAGATGAAGTTGGGATGTCTGACAGCCGGGGCTTGGTTGGGTAGGGGATCTGGGCTAGGTTATGTCGGGACTGCTGGAGCACAGGCAAAGTCGGGGTCCTAGTGACACCCAGAGGTCCCCATGAGGCCGGAGGCCTCGGAACCGGGGCTAGAGGCCCATTTGTTGCCCGCCGCGGGCCAGGGAGAGGGCACGCGGAACTGGGTcagccccgccccgccgcgcGCTGGCCACGCCCCTCCGAGCGCGGGCAGGGGACTGCGGACTGGAAACGTCCCGGCCAATCGTCTAGCCCGACACCAGCGCGCGGGAGGAGGCGGAGCCGAGATAGACCCGGCCCCCAGCTCATGAATATGAGACGCAGGAGCGGCCTCTGATTGGTCCGGGAGGTGCAGGGGGCGGGGCCCGGCGGCGGTGTATATAATGCCGGGCGCAGGGGCGCCCCCCCTCACTCGCGCGTTAGGAGGCTCGGGTCGTTGTGGTGTGCTGTCTTCCCGCTTGCGTCAGGGACCTACCCGACTCAGTGGTGAGGGCCCTGGCGGCACCGGCTCCGAGGAACTCGGGGCGGCGGGCGGCCTGCGGCGGCCAGGCGAGGCGGGGCCGCAGCGGCACGCCCCTGGGAGGGGGCGGTGCCGGGGCGGGCCCGGGGTGGAGTCCGCCCCGCCGGCGGCGAGGGGCAGCGGGAGATTGGGCCGAGTAGCGGCCAGAGGGCCTCTCCCCGCCGGCCCGGGCCGCCAGCGACCGGCTTGCCGCCGCAAAATGGCGGCCGCCAGCTCGAGGCTGTGCCCAGCGAAATGGCGGGAGCACCGAGTGCCCGGATGGAGTGGCGCAGGGCGCGCACGGGGCGCATGCGCacgcggcgggggcggggccacGTGGCGCGCCCGGTCTCCAGGGCCGGTTTCCCTGCCATGGGGCTGGAGGTATCCATAAACCAAAGCTTTTgttttctgagcctcatttttctccttttcccattGTGATTGCATGAGGGAAAGGACGGCCTCGCAAATCCTGGGTAGGCATGGCCCGTTCCAGTGTGATTCCTCGTCTGCTACGTCGTGCTTTGCGCCCAAACTTTGGTCCAAGTTGGCACAGCCCCCAGTGCCAGACTTCCAAGTCTAGTTATCAGCGCCACTGGGTGGTGGCCATTCCCAGCCAATGAATGCTTTGTCTGTGTCAGCACTGACTGCGCCCTTAAATAGCCAGTTCTCCTGAATGCCAGTTCTCCTGTCTGGAAATCCTGCCTCATCATTTCCGGGGCCATCCCTTCCCGATTCCCGGCAGAGGTCCTGTCTGTAAAAGTTAGTGCCTGCCCCGAGGTGCCCCCCAGTCTCGGGGAATTTTACAGTGAACAGAAGCACGTTCTGGTCCAGCAACAAGTAGAAGTCAACTGGTTAGGGTTGGAGTTGGCACCAGTTCGTAAAGGGGAGAGAAGCTGAGGGTGCAGTCCTGCCCACGGCACGACTGGAAGATTCGGGGCTAGAGGGGGAGACACCGGAGGCCCTGTCCCATGGGGACGACCGTGGACATGGGTGCGGCCTGCTTTTAGTCTGGGGGGTGGAGGGAGCTGAGAAGCGGACTGTATTCAGTGTGGTAAATCGGTTTGAATTAAGTCTTAGGTAGCTGAGTGCGGTgggttacacctgtaatcccaaaactctgggtggccaaggtgggaggattgcttgagcccaggagtgaggttttttttttttttttttttttttgagacgagttcCACCCagtcttgttgctcaggctggagtgcaatggcgtgatcccggcttaccgcaacctccgcctcccggattcaagtgattctcctgcctcagcctcccgagtagctgggattacaggcatgcaccaccgtgtctggcttactttgtgtttttagtggagatggggtttcttcatgttggtcaggctggtctcgaactcccgacctcaggtgatcggcccgtctcggcctcccaaagtgctgggattacaggtgtgagccactgcacccagccgagcccaggagtttcagaccagcctgggcaacagagcgagaccccatctctactaaaacaaattaaaaagaaaaaattagccaggcgtggtggtgcacatctatagtcccagtttcttgggagactgaggtaggagaattgcttagactaggaggtggaggctgcagtgacccatgattgcaccactgcactccagcctgggtgacagcttAAGTCCTAGGTACGAGTTTCCGACAATGAAAAACAATAACCTGATTTTCTAATATTTCCCCTAAAAAACACATGTCATTTACATAAAATAGGAAGCGGGGAGAGGTGGTGAGAGATGACCCCTGTTGAGGATTTCATTGGTGTCTGCCACAGGCCGCCATGGCATCAGACGAAGGCAAGCTTTTTGTTGGAGGGCTGAGTTTTGACACCAATGAGCAGTCGCTGGAGCAGGTCTTCTCAAAATACGGACAGATCTCTGAAGGTGAGGCTGGTGCTGGGCCGGCGGCCCGGGTGGGGCTGGCTTGTGCTCCTCCTGACTGTAGGTACAGCTGGGTGCTGACTGCAGACCTCTCTCCCCTGCACAGTGGTGGTTGTGAAAGACAGGGAGACCCAGAGATCTCGGGGATTTGGGTTTGTCACCTTTGAGAACATTGACGACGCCAAGGATGCCATGATGGCCATGAACGGGAAGGTGAGGATCAGGGTGTTGAGCGGGAGCCCCATCCTGAGGATGGGGCACCCACCCACTAACCTGTGCCATCCGCTGGTCTCCAGTCTGTAGATGGGCGACAGATCCGAGTAGACCAGGCAGGCAAGTCGTCAGACAACCGATCCCGTGGGTACCGTGGTGGCTCTGCCGGGGGCCGGGGCTTCTTCCGTGGGGGCCGAGGACGGGGCCGTGGGTTCTCTAGAGGTGAGTGCCGTGAGTTGGCCCTTTGGGAATGCTGTGAGGCACTGCTGGTGGGAGCTGGTACTCACTTCTTCCTGTATGCAGGAGGAGGGGACCGAGGCTATGGGGGGAACCGGTTCGAGTCCAGGAGTGGGGGCTACGGTGGCTCCAGAGACTACTATAGCAGGTGAGGGGTGAAGACCAACCCGGGCACAGGGGTGATGGTGGGATGGCCAGCTTCAGT comes from Macaca fascicularis isolate 582-1 chromosome 19, T2T-MFA8v1.1 and encodes:
- the CIRBP gene encoding cold-inducible RNA-binding protein isoform X3, translating into MASDEGKLFVGGLSFDTNEQSLEQVFSKYGQISEVVVVKDRETQRSRGFGFVTFENIDDAKDAMMAMNGKSVDGRQIRVDQAGKSSDNRSRGYRGGSAGGRGFFRGGRGRGRGFSRGGGDRGYGGNRFESRSGGYGGSRDYYSSRSQSGGYSDRSSGGSYRDSYDSYATHNE
- the CIRBP gene encoding cold-inducible RNA-binding protein isoform X1; amino-acid sequence: MQHLLLSSGDSRVPGPFPSFRKQAAASPASTQAAMASDEGKLFVGGLSFDTNEQSLEQVFSKYGQISEVVVVKDRETQRSRGFGFVTFENIDDAKDAMMAMNGKSVDGRQIRVDQAGKSSDNRSRGYRGGSAGGRGFFRGGRGRGRGFSRGGGDRGYGGNRFESRSGGYGGSRDYYSSRSQSGGYSDRSSGGSYRDSYDSYGKSRSEGATLLWPAVGARFTLAPSPSTLGWTLRSCHCACL
- the CIRBP gene encoding cold-inducible RNA-binding protein isoform X2 → MQHLLLSSGDSRVPGPFPSFRKQAAASPASTQAAMASDEGKLFVGGLSFDTNEQSLEQVFSKYGQISEVVVVKDRETQRSRGFGFVTFENIDDAKDAMMAMNGKSVDGRQIRVDQAGKSSDNRSRGYRGGSAGGRGFFRGGRGRGRGFSRGGGDRGYGGNRFESRSGGYGGSRDYYSSRSQSGGYSDRSSGGSYRDSYDSYATHNE